The genomic interval TGCTGGCTCGAGTGGGGCGACGGCCGCGACGCTGGCCGTGGCGCGCTCATCTCGCTCGAGTCCGACGACAATGTCAGCCGGATTCGAACGTGGTTTCGCGCCACCAAAACGGTTCTCGGGGACTGTATCGAGATGGGTGCGCTCTCGAGGCGAGCCGCCCGCACCTATCTCGAGGCTCGCGTCTGTGAGGACTACGACGGAACGATCTACACGCACGGACGCTCACTCGACGAGCCAGATGCGTACGAGCCACGACGGGACCGATTGCTGGCAGACGACGCCTGGGATGCAGACGACGGACTCGGTGGCGTTGGCCCTCGCTGACGCTACTCCGCCTGGCTGTCGCTCCAGCGCGCATCCGCGAGCGTCCGCTGGACGACATCGTTGCCGACGGCCTCACCAAGCGTCTCGAACCCGGCGCGTTCGCTGCGGTCGTCGGCGTTTGCAACTAGTCGCGAGACAATAAACTCCGGTGTCGACCGCCCAACGGTATCGAAGCGTGGCTGGTAGTCCACGAGCAACTCGAGGTCGGGATTCAACCCTTCGGCGAAGATGCCATCGACGCGGGCTTCCGGCGGCAGCGGCTCTAAGTCGTCCGCAAGGTGAGTGACGAACACACCCAGGGCGTCGCGCTCGACGGTCAGACGGACGAGTCCGTGCAACAGATCCGCCGCGCTCCCGGGTTCGGTGATCGCCTCGAACTCGTCGACCAGCATCAGCGTGCGCCCGCCCGAGGACAGCGGCGGGACAATCGAGCGCAGGGTCGACTCGAGGACGCCGGCATTGAAACTTGCGTGGCGACGATGAAACACCAGCGAGTCGACGGGCGTTACTTCCGCCCGGTCGGCAGGGACGGGGAGACCCATCATCGCCAGCAGGACGACCTGACACAGCGTCTCGAGCAGTGTCGTCTTCCCGCCGCTGTTCGCACCAGTGAGGACGGTGACCCGCTCGTCGTCGGGGAGTGTTTCGACGCCTGCCCCAGCTGGGCCAGTAAGCGCGTGCTCGCCAAGCGCGTAGGTCACGGGCTGGACTCCCTCCTCGTCGGTCGCTGCGATGGAGAGATTGCGGGCGTTGCGGACGGAGACGGCGGCGTCGGTTCCGTCACGGAACGTCGGGCGCGTACAGTCGTAGGCAAGTGCAAAGCGGGCCAGCGAGAGATGCAACGCGATGTCGTCGACCGCGGCAACGGCCCGCGAGACGGCGTCGTCGGCCTCGGCGAGCGTCGCTTCGAACTCGCTTGCAACCGTCTCCTCGCGCTCGTCGATTGCCGCCGTGAGATCGCTTCGCAGCGTTCGCAGCGTCGTACCGACGAAATCCGTCGCATCCGTTGCATCGGTCGGCATGGCCGCGCGGATTCGGTCGATGGTCACGTTCGTCTCCGTCCGGAGGTGGTCCTCGAACGCCTCCTGAAACTGGTCGACGTTCCGAACGCCGTCCGAGCGCAACTCCTCGATCAGATCCAGTGCGTTCGCATCCATATCCTCGACCGCACCCAGCGCATCCCGGAGCCGATCCAGTTCGTCGTCCGCACCACGGGCAACCCGACCGCGCTTGCCCTCGAGTGCTGCCAATGCGTCTGCAGCCTCTTCGAGCGTCTCGCGCTCGAGGTCGGCAATCGCCGCGAACGGGCCGGAGTCGACGCCCGCCTCGAGCAGTGCGAGGGCCGCCTCGACGGCCGCATGTTCGCTCTCGTCGCGTTCATCGTAGTGTGCATACGCCGTGAGAACAGTCTCGTGGTCATCCTCCGAGAGATCGGCCCAGGCGTCCCGCGCGGCGAGGACGTCCTCGAGGCGGTCGGTCATCGCCTCGCGGCTGGTCAGCGGCGTCAGCACGCGAATGCGGTCAGCCGCACGCTGTGTTACGGCGTATTCTGCGGCCAGATCCAGGACGTCCTTGTACGCCGAGCGCGAATCACTCGTTGCCAACACGTCGATGCCGTCACCGCCCGTTGCCCGCCGTAAGATTCGGGTGGCACGACCACGAGCCAGCCCAGCATCAGCGAGCGCACGCACGTCACCGCTCTCGATTGCCCGTGCCGCGCGCTCCTGTCCTAACTCCTCGAGCAACGTCTCCCGGGTCTTCGGGCCGACGCCCCAGTACTCCTCGAGTCGCATAGTCTACTCGAGGTGTTCGAGGGAATCGTCTTGATACTGCCGACTAGTGGACTATGCAATCGGCAGTTCACCGACTTGCAGTCGTTCTTTGACGCCGCATTAGACCGCTTCCCACGGATCCCACTGCGTGGCTCCGGGTTCCTGATTTTGGGTCCACCATTGGGCCTCCCAAGTCGACCCGTCGTGCGTGACGCGGTCACCCTCGGTGTAGATCTGGTCAGAGTCCCACGCGTCGGCGTCCTCTGCACTCGAGTCGTCATTGTTTTCGCCGTTGCCGCCGGTATCGCCGTTTCCGGAGTCACCGTTGGATTCGTCTTCGTCGTCGACCGCTTCCCACGGACCCCACTGGTCGGTGCCGGGTTCATCGCCCGTCGTCCACCACTGGGCCTCCCAGACCGTGCCGTCCCACGTGACCTGATCGCCCTCGGTGTACGTCTGGCTCGAGTCCCACGTGTCGCCGTCGCCAGGGTCCTCGCCAGGGTCCTCGCCGGGGTCCTCGACGGGATCGCCGCCAGGGTCTCCACCCGGATCACCGCCATTGCTGTCGGTTTCGCTGAACGAAACGGAGGCGCTATTGCTGCCTTGGTAGCCGTAGGCTTCGACAGCCATAATCTGGTAGTCATGACTCCCCAACTCGAGGCCGGCGCTCTCCCAGGCGTCGAAGTGATTGCCGATGGTGATCGTCCCGCTGGTTCGTGAATTCTGACGGATGCTCCAGTACTGCGTGAACGTCGCCGTCCCCTCGATGGAGGGCTGTTCGATCCGCTCGGACGTGGCGAGATCGTAGGTACCACCGTCGCTCTCGTGGCTGCCGAGTTCCTCGTCGCCGGGCCGGTACGTGCCGTAGTTTTCGATGATGTAGTACTCGACGAGCGGGTCCGTCGTCCAGCCGTAGAGACACAGATAGGAGTTCTCCGTCGGGTTGTGCGTCGCGTCGTACTCGATTGTCCGACGGTCGCCCGGATTCCACCCCATCCCGACGACGAAGTTGCCGGTGTCTTGCCAATCGACGCTGTAACTGCCCGCATCCTCGAGCGTCATCGAGACCGAGTCTTCCGTGTCAGTCCAGAACGACACGAAGTGCCCGTCATATTCGGTCTGCTGGTTCTCGGTAAGCGTTTCCTGGGCGGCAACAGGGGTTGCTACGGCCCCGGCACCGAGTCCCGTCGCCGCGGCGGCGCCGACGGCCTGCAAGTATCCACGTCGACCGATTGCGTGCTGTTTGCCCGTGGTGGATTCGGTTGGTTGATTCTCACCCGGCATGAAGTCGGTCACGCTCCGTGCCACGTCGGTGAGGCTAGATCGGTTCTCCGTCGAATCGTCGCTATCGCAGTTGTTGTTTGTCATGCTGCAACACTTTGTTCCATAGGTTATACTATAAGATTATTCTAGAATGATATGGATATTTATGCGAACGGCCGTCGCTGAAAACTCAGAGCGCCAACCACCTCAGAACTGGATGGCGAACAGTCCAACTGATACACTCTCGAAAAGTATACACAAGTATGGATATATTCTCTCGAGATGACTGCCAGTGGACGCACAAACACGGGGATTTTTATCTGCCGAGCGCCCTACAAACTCCCATGACTGATGGGCGGGGCGAAACTCCCCGGCGAACAGGAATGACCGAGAAGTGCGGCGTCGTCGGCGTCTCACTTGACGGTCGACCGGCGGCACGACCGTTGTATTATGCGCTGTATGCACTCCAGCACCGCGGCCAGGAGTCGGCTGGAATCGTCACGCACGACGGCTTCCAGCAACACAGCCACGTCGAGATGGGCCTCGTCGGCGACGTCTTTGACGAAGACGACCTCGACGTGCTGAATGGCTCTGCAGGAATTGGCCACGTTCGCTATCCAACCGCGGGTTCCGTCGATTCGTGCTGTGCACAACCGTTTTCCGTTTCGTTCAAAAGCGGCTCGCTCGGCCTCTCACACAACGGCAACCTCGTCAACGCCGACGAGATCCGCGACGAACTCGCCGCCGTTGGCCACGCCTTTACCAGCGACGGCGACACCGAGGTCATCGCCCACGACTTAGCGCGTAACCTCCTCGAGGAAGACCTCGTACGCGCGGTCAAACGAACGATGAACCGCATTCACGGCTCGTACTCGTTGACGATCAGCCACGACGACACAGTCCTGGGCGTCCGCGATCCACAGGGCAACCGACCGCTCTGTATTGGCAAACTCGAGGACGGCTACATTCTCGCCTCTGAATCGTCGGCTATCGACACGCTTGATGGGGGTCTCGTCCGCGACGTCAGGCCCGGGGAGCTAATCGTTCTGGAAGAAGACGGGCAGGGCTTTGACTCCTACCAACTCGTCGAACAAGAAAACACCGCTCACTGCTTCTTCGAACACGTCTATTTCGCGCGCCCGGACAGCGTCATCGACGAGACGCTCGTCTACGAAGCGCGTCGAAATCTCGGGCGCAAGCTCTGGGAGGAAAGCGGCGTCGAGACAGACGTGGTCATGCCGGTTCCTGACTCCGGACGCGCGTTTGCCTCCGGGTATGCAGACGCTGCAGGCGAGACGACCGCCGATGGCGAACTCCGTGCGGAGGAAGACGACGGCGTCGAGTTCGCCGAAGGTCTGATGAAAAACCGCTACGTCGGTCGGACGTTCATCATGCCCACCCAGGACGAACGCGAACGCGCCGTCCGACTGAAACTCAACCCGATCAAATCCACAATCGAGGGCAAAACCGTCACCGTCATCGACGACTCGATTGTCCGCGGAACCACCTCCACACAACTCGTCCAGTTGCTCAAAGACTGCGGCGCAGAGGAGGTCCACGTCCGTATCGGTGCCCCCGCCATCGTTGCTCCCTGCTACATGGGCATCGACATGGCCACCCGCGAGGAACTCATCGCTGCCGGCAAATCGACCACAGACATCCGCGACGAAATCAGCGCCGACAGCCTCGCCTACCTCTCGACCGACGCCGTCGCCGAGGTTCTCGAGAAAGAACGCGGCGACCTCTGTCTCGGCTGTGTCACCGGCGAGTATCCCTACGATATTGAGGGCGAAGAAACGGACCGTGACGTAACTCGTCCAGAACTTGGCGGGCAGACGATGTACGCCGACGATTAATCTCACAGCTGTTTTCTACTCGGTCGCTCGTTCGAGCTTCCGCAAAACGTATCAATATTTAAGGAACAAGTCCCCGACTAGGCGCTATGGCGCTGGACGAGTTTCTCGAGGGCGAATCGCTTACCGGACGACAGGCGTTGTTGATATTCTTCGGATTTTTGATTTTAATTATCATCGCCGCATTATTCCTCATCGCGTTCAGTGACGTCTTCCAGAATCTGGTCACATAGTTCAGTAGACGACGTGTAACAGCACGTAGACGGCGATCCCAAGCGAAAACGAAACGAGCCAAAGCGTCGCCGCGTACCGACCGATGCGGCCGTGGCTCGTTTGACGAAGTTCTGCGGGCGAATACGCACTCGCTAGCAACAACGCGTAATAGACCAGCGGTACGCAGACAACGGCCAGGAAGATGTGCACTGCAAGCAGCGGCAGGTAGACGAACTGATACACCGTGTCCGGGCCAGGGAACGGCTGCGGACCGCCAGTTGCAACCAGCCGGTACAGATACAGCACTAGAAACGCCGCGAACAGGCCGAATGAGGCGAGCATCGCGAGCCGGTGGCGGTTGATGTCTCCACGACGAATTGCACGCCAACCAAACGTAATCGTCACAATTGCCATCGCGCTAAGCGCAACGTTGACGTGTGGAATCGACTCAAGGACCCACTCCGGTGCAGCCGGCACGAACGACGGCGGAATTCGCCCGCCTGCAGCCGCAAAGACGACCACGAGCGAGACGACGCTGAGAATCGCTGTGAGCGGGCGAACCCGCTCTCGAGGAACGTACTCCATGTAACAGGGTTCGACTGTGGGAGGAAATCGGTTACTGTCCTCGACAGAGATGGCTGTTAGCTCTTGGGCGTAGTCTCGAGGCAATCGCTCTCAAAGAACTGATCAACGGAAACCCAGCCGAACAGCACTGTGGCTGTTCAGTGTAGTTTCCAGAAGATTATGCGTGGGTGATATCCTCGAAGGGAGATCACCTGCATCGTTGTGCTCGGCGGTTACACCGTGTTTCACGGGTGCAAAGCACCCGTTCAACAACTCGCGGAACCGAAGGTTCCGCGCTCG from Natronolimnobius sp. AArcel1 carries:
- a CDS encoding DUF6735 family protein; the protein is MGHRALVAYERPGHLYDLRYSHWGGQDCSLRDAITADTPLADGGVADSVLADSITRDRILADHLDPCVHEMLYIVSPTDDYSVTASVVCWLEWGDGRDAGRGALISLESDDNVSRIRTWFRATKTVLGDCIEMGALSRRAARTYLEARVCEDYDGTIYTHGRSLDEPDAYEPRRDRLLADDAWDADDGLGGVGPR
- a CDS encoding DNA mismatch repair protein, whose protein sequence is MRLEEYWGVGPKTRETLLEELGQERAARAIESGDVRALADAGLARGRATRILRRATGGDGIDVLATSDSRSAYKDVLDLAAEYAVTQRAADRIRVLTPLTSREAMTDRLEDVLAARDAWADLSEDDHETVLTAYAHYDERDESEHAAVEAALALLEAGVDSGPFAAIADLERETLEEAADALAALEGKRGRVARGADDELDRLRDALGAVEDMDANALDLIEELRSDGVRNVDQFQEAFEDHLRTETNVTIDRIRAAMPTDATDATDFVGTTLRTLRSDLTAAIDEREETVASEFEATLAEADDAVSRAVAAVDDIALHLSLARFALAYDCTRPTFRDGTDAAVSVRNARNLSIAATDEEGVQPVTYALGEHALTGPAGAGVETLPDDERVTVLTGANSGGKTTLLETLCQVVLLAMMGLPVPADRAEVTPVDSLVFHRRHASFNAGVLESTLRSIVPPLSSGGRTLMLVDEFEAITEPGSAADLLHGLVRLTVERDALGVFVTHLADDLEPLPPEARVDGIFAEGLNPDLELLVDYQPRFDTVGRSTPEFIVSRLVANADDRSERAGFETLGEAVGNDVVQRTLADARWSDSQAE
- a CDS encoding glycoside hydrolase family 11 protein, which produces MTNNNCDSDDSTENRSSLTDVARSVTDFMPGENQPTESTTGKQHAIGRRGYLQAVGAAAATGLGAGAVATPVAAQETLTENQQTEYDGHFVSFWTDTEDSVSMTLEDAGSYSVDWQDTGNFVVGMGWNPGDRRTIEYDATHNPTENSYLCLYGWTTDPLVEYYIIENYGTYRPGDEELGSHESDGGTYDLATSERIEQPSIEGTATFTQYWSIRQNSRTSGTITIGNHFDAWESAGLELGSHDYQIMAVEAYGYQGSNSASVSFSETDSNGGDPGGDPGGDPVEDPGEDPGEDPGDGDTWDSSQTYTEGDQVTWDGTVWEAQWWTTGDEPGTDQWGPWEAVDDEDESNGDSGNGDTGGNGENNDDSSAEDADAWDSDQIYTEGDRVTHDGSTWEAQWWTQNQEPGATQWDPWEAV
- the purF gene encoding amidophosphoribosyltransferase, coding for MTEKCGVVGVSLDGRPAARPLYYALYALQHRGQESAGIVTHDGFQQHSHVEMGLVGDVFDEDDLDVLNGSAGIGHVRYPTAGSVDSCCAQPFSVSFKSGSLGLSHNGNLVNADEIRDELAAVGHAFTSDGDTEVIAHDLARNLLEEDLVRAVKRTMNRIHGSYSLTISHDDTVLGVRDPQGNRPLCIGKLEDGYILASESSAIDTLDGGLVRDVRPGELIVLEEDGQGFDSYQLVEQENTAHCFFEHVYFARPDSVIDETLVYEARRNLGRKLWEESGVETDVVMPVPDSGRAFASGYADAAGETTADGELRAEEDDGVEFAEGLMKNRYVGRTFIMPTQDERERAVRLKLNPIKSTIEGKTVTVIDDSIVRGTTSTQLVQLLKDCGAEEVHVRIGAPAIVAPCYMGIDMATREELIAAGKSTTDIRDEISADSLAYLSTDAVAEVLEKERGDLCLGCVTGEYPYDIEGEETDRDVTRPELGGQTMYADD
- a CDS encoding DUF420 domain-containing protein; translated protein: MEYVPRERVRPLTAILSVVSLVVVFAAAGGRIPPSFVPAAPEWVLESIPHVNVALSAMAIVTITFGWRAIRRGDINRHRLAMLASFGLFAAFLVLYLYRLVATGGPQPFPGPDTVYQFVYLPLLAVHIFLAVVCVPLVYYALLLASAYSPAELRQTSHGRIGRYAATLWLVSFSLGIAVYVLLHVVY